The Nothobranchius furzeri strain GRZ-AD chromosome 6, NfurGRZ-RIMD1, whole genome shotgun sequence genome includes a region encoding these proteins:
- the LOC107374908 gene encoding gastrula zinc finger protein XlCGF57.1 isoform X2 yields MMFIKEPASEEMKPGVNPKDLESVSMKEEEEEQLIGLDETDATRILLIVVSCPCEEDKVFSEQMMLVEEPASEDLRHGVNPKDLVPLSMKEEEEELMGIGQPNATRLPPRVVSCQYEEDKVFPADTQQMMIFKESASEQLRCGVNSRDQEHLKMEDEEEQLINEETNATRMPFTDVSCACEKDIGKVLLSQCDEHQTKDRDLLTSSSTDQMKAISGREDCGGAGNTRNPYQNPTADDSCSSETEVSEDEDNQDGNNSDNNLDSTGKVEAKQKSFTCNDCGEGFSKRSNLYRHMRVHTGQKPFACKVCGQRFSQKTSLNRHTAVHTGQKPFACNLCEQRFTRKTSLNDHMTVHTGLKPFACDFCGQRFRQKKNLNSHITVHTGQNPFSCEICGQGFSHKKRLNSHMAVHTEQESFTCDICGQRFSCKKSLNSHMTVHTGQNPFACEHCGTIFSQKKNLNAHMKVHTGQNAFACHLCGQRFCHKKSLNSHMTVHAGQKPFPCELCGKRFSKKRNLNIHMIVHKEQKPFACDLCKQRFTRKTSLNSHVLVHTGQKPFACKLCKQRFSQKRNLKRHMAVHTEQKPFACDLCGQRFSEKRNLNTHMTVHTGQKPFACDICGERFRHMTSLGRHMRIHRVT; encoded by the exons ATGATGTTCATTAAAGAACCAGCATCTGAGGAAATGAAGCCTGGTGTGAACCCTAAGGACCTAGAGTCTGTCAGcatgaaggaggaagaggaggagcagcttATTGGGTTGGATGAGACTGATGCAACCAGGATATTATTAATCGTAGTTTCTTGTCCATGTGAAGAAGATAAAG TTTTCTCTGAACAGATGATGTTGGTTGAAGAACCAGCATCTGAGGACTTAAGGCATGGTGTGAACCCGAAGGACCTGGTGCCCCTCAGCatgaaggaagaggaggaggagcttaTGGGGATAGGGCAGCCTAATGCCACCAGGCTGCCACCCAGAGTGGTTTCTTGTCAGTATGAGGAAGATAAAG ttttcCCTGCAGATACTCAACAGATGATGATATTTAAAGAATCAGCATCTGAACAATTGAGGTGTGGCGTAAACTCGAGGGACCAGGAGCACCTCAAgatggaggatgaggaggagcagcttaTTAATGAGGAGACTAATGCCACCAGAATGCCATTCACAGACGTTTCTTGTGCATGTGAGAAAGATATAGGTAAAGTTCTGTTGTCCCAGTGTGATGAGCACCAAACTAAAGACAGAGATCTTCTAACCAGCAGCTCCACCGACCAGATGAAAGCAATAAGTGGTAGAGAGGATTGTGGAGGAGCAGGTAATACCAGGAATCCATATCAAAATCCTACTGCAGACGATTCCtgctcttcagagactgaagtgagtgaGGATGAAGATAACCAGGATGGGAATAATTCTGACAACAATTTAGATTCAACTGGGAAAGTAGAAGCAAAACAAAAATCATTTACTTGTAATGACTGTGGTGAAGGATTTAGCAAAAGATCTAATTTATACAGacatatgagagtccacacaggacagaaaccttttgcatgtaaggtctgtggacaaagatttagtcagaagacaagtttaaacagacacacgGCAGTCCATACAGGACAAAAACCTTTTGCTTGTAATCTTTGTGAACAAAGATTTACCCGAAAGACAAGTTTAAATGATCACATGACAGTCCACACTGGACttaaaccttttgcttgtgatttctgtggacaaagatttagacaAAAGAAGAATTTAAACTCGCACATcacagtccacacaggacagaacccTTTTTCGTGTGAGATCTGTGGACAAGGATTTTCCCATAAGAAacgtttaaacagtcacatggcaGTTCACACGGAACAAGAATCGTTTACATGTGatatctgtggacaaagattttcttgtaagaaaagtttaaacagtcacatgacagtccacacaggacagaacccTTTTGCTTGTGAACACTGTGGAACAATATTTAGTCAAAAGAAAAATTTAAATgcccacatgaaagtccacacaggtcaAAATGCATTTGCCTGTCAtctctgtggacaaaggttttGTCATAAAAAAAGTTTAAATAGTCATATGACAGTTCacgcaggacagaaaccttttcctTGTGAGCTGTGCGGAAAAAGATTTAGCAAAAAGAGAAATTTAAACATACACATGATAGTCCACAAAgaacagaaaccttttgcttgtgatcTCTGTAAACAAAGATTTACCCGAAAGACGAGTTTAAACAGTCATGTGttagtccatacaggacagaaaccttttgcctgtaagctctgtaaacaaagatttagccaaaagagaaATTTAAAAAGACACATGGCAGTCCACACAGAACAGAAACCATTTGCATGTgacctctgtggacaaagatttagcgaaAAGAGAAATTTGAACACACATATGACAGTCCACACAGGgcagaaaccttttgcttgtgatatttgtggagaaaGATTCAGGCACATGACAAGTTTAGGCAGACATATGAGAATCCACAGAGTAACCTAA
- the LOC107374908 gene encoding gastrula zinc finger protein XlCGF57.1 isoform X1: protein MLVFPVDDHQMMFIKEPASEEMKPGVNPKDLESVSMKEEEEEQLIGLDETDATRILLIVVSCPCEEDKVFSEQMMLVEEPASEDLRHGVNPKDLVPLSMKEEEEELMGIGQPNATRLPPRVVSCQYEEDKVFPADTQQMMIFKESASEQLRCGVNSRDQEHLKMEDEEEQLINEETNATRMPFTDVSCACEKDIGKVLLSQCDEHQTKDRDLLTSSSTDQMKAISGREDCGGAGNTRNPYQNPTADDSCSSETEVSEDEDNQDGNNSDNNLDSTGKVEAKQKSFTCNDCGEGFSKRSNLYRHMRVHTGQKPFACKVCGQRFSQKTSLNRHTAVHTGQKPFACNLCEQRFTRKTSLNDHMTVHTGLKPFACDFCGQRFRQKKNLNSHITVHTGQNPFSCEICGQGFSHKKRLNSHMAVHTEQESFTCDICGQRFSCKKSLNSHMTVHTGQNPFACEHCGTIFSQKKNLNAHMKVHTGQNAFACHLCGQRFCHKKSLNSHMTVHAGQKPFPCELCGKRFSKKRNLNIHMIVHKEQKPFACDLCKQRFTRKTSLNSHVLVHTGQKPFACKLCKQRFSQKRNLKRHMAVHTEQKPFACDLCGQRFSEKRNLNTHMTVHTGQKPFACDICGERFRHMTSLGRHMRIHRVT, encoded by the exons atgcttg TGTTCCCTGTAGATGATCATCAGATGATGTTCATTAAAGAACCAGCATCTGAGGAAATGAAGCCTGGTGTGAACCCTAAGGACCTAGAGTCTGTCAGcatgaaggaggaagaggaggagcagcttATTGGGTTGGATGAGACTGATGCAACCAGGATATTATTAATCGTAGTTTCTTGTCCATGTGAAGAAGATAAAG TTTTCTCTGAACAGATGATGTTGGTTGAAGAACCAGCATCTGAGGACTTAAGGCATGGTGTGAACCCGAAGGACCTGGTGCCCCTCAGCatgaaggaagaggaggaggagcttaTGGGGATAGGGCAGCCTAATGCCACCAGGCTGCCACCCAGAGTGGTTTCTTGTCAGTATGAGGAAGATAAAG ttttcCCTGCAGATACTCAACAGATGATGATATTTAAAGAATCAGCATCTGAACAATTGAGGTGTGGCGTAAACTCGAGGGACCAGGAGCACCTCAAgatggaggatgaggaggagcagcttaTTAATGAGGAGACTAATGCCACCAGAATGCCATTCACAGACGTTTCTTGTGCATGTGAGAAAGATATAGGTAAAGTTCTGTTGTCCCAGTGTGATGAGCACCAAACTAAAGACAGAGATCTTCTAACCAGCAGCTCCACCGACCAGATGAAAGCAATAAGTGGTAGAGAGGATTGTGGAGGAGCAGGTAATACCAGGAATCCATATCAAAATCCTACTGCAGACGATTCCtgctcttcagagactgaagtgagtgaGGATGAAGATAACCAGGATGGGAATAATTCTGACAACAATTTAGATTCAACTGGGAAAGTAGAAGCAAAACAAAAATCATTTACTTGTAATGACTGTGGTGAAGGATTTAGCAAAAGATCTAATTTATACAGacatatgagagtccacacaggacagaaaccttttgcatgtaaggtctgtggacaaagatttagtcagaagacaagtttaaacagacacacgGCAGTCCATACAGGACAAAAACCTTTTGCTTGTAATCTTTGTGAACAAAGATTTACCCGAAAGACAAGTTTAAATGATCACATGACAGTCCACACTGGACttaaaccttttgcttgtgatttctgtggacaaagatttagacaAAAGAAGAATTTAAACTCGCACATcacagtccacacaggacagaacccTTTTTCGTGTGAGATCTGTGGACAAGGATTTTCCCATAAGAAacgtttaaacagtcacatggcaGTTCACACGGAACAAGAATCGTTTACATGTGatatctgtggacaaagattttcttgtaagaaaagtttaaacagtcacatgacagtccacacaggacagaacccTTTTGCTTGTGAACACTGTGGAACAATATTTAGTCAAAAGAAAAATTTAAATgcccacatgaaagtccacacaggtcaAAATGCATTTGCCTGTCAtctctgtggacaaaggttttGTCATAAAAAAAGTTTAAATAGTCATATGACAGTTCacgcaggacagaaaccttttcctTGTGAGCTGTGCGGAAAAAGATTTAGCAAAAAGAGAAATTTAAACATACACATGATAGTCCACAAAgaacagaaaccttttgcttgtgatcTCTGTAAACAAAGATTTACCCGAAAGACGAGTTTAAACAGTCATGTGttagtccatacaggacagaaaccttttgcctgtaagctctgtaaacaaagatttagccaaaagagaaATTTAAAAAGACACATGGCAGTCCACACAGAACAGAAACCATTTGCATGTgacctctgtggacaaagatttagcgaaAAGAGAAATTTGAACACACATATGACAGTCCACACAGGgcagaaaccttttgcttgtgatatttgtggagaaaGATTCAGGCACATGACAAGTTTAGGCAGACATATGAGAATCCACAGAGTAACCTAA
- the fbp1b gene encoding fructose-1,6-bisphosphatase 1b, with protein sequence MSDRGAFDTNVVTLTRFVLEEGRKAHGTGELTTLLNSICTAVKAISSAVRKAGIANLYGIAGSTNVTGDQVKKLDVLSNDLVINMIKSSFTSCVLVSEEDEKAIIVDPDRRGKYIVCFDPLDGSSNIDCLVSIGTIFAIYKKTTDGEPVEKDALQPGRNIVAAGYALYGSATMMVLSTGQGVNCFMLDPAIGEFILVDRDVKIKKKGKIYSLNEGYAQQFYPDVTEYLQKKKFPEDGSAAYGSRYIGSMVADVHRTLVYGGIFLYPANVKSPKGKLRLLYECNPMAFVMEQAGGLATTGSQNILDIQPTTIHQRSPVVMGSPDDVQEYISIYKKHNK encoded by the exons ATGTCTGACAGAGGAGCGTTCGACACCAACGTGGTGACTCTCACAAGGTTTGTTCTGGAAGAGGGCAGGAAGGCCCATGGAACAGGGGAACTAACAACCCTTCTGAACTCCATCTGCACAGCTGTCAAAGCCATATCCTCCGCTGTCAGGAAGGCTGGGATTGCTAACCT TTATGGGATTGCCGGAAGCACCAATGTGACGGGGGACCAGGTGAAGAAGCTGGATGTCCTGTCCAATGACCTGGTCATCAACATGATCAAGTCCTCCTTCACCTCCTGTGTGCTGGTGTCAGAGGAAGACGAGAAAGCCATTATCGTGGACCCAGATAGAAGA GGAAAATACATTGTGTGCTTCGATCCACTGGATGGATCTTCTAACATCGACTGTCTTGTCTCCATTGGGACAATCTTTGCCATCTACAAGAAG ACCACGGATGGAGAGCCGGTTGAGAAGGATGCTCTTCAGCCTGGCAGGAACATCGTAGCAGCTGGTTACGCTCTGTACGGCAGTGCCACCATGATGGTCCTTTCCACTGGCCAGGGAGTAAACTGCTTCATGTTGGACCCA GCAATCGGGGAGTTCATTCTGGTGGATCGAGATGTGAAAATTAAGAAGAAGGGAAAAATCTACAGTTTGAACGAGGGATATGCACAACAGTTTTATCCAGATGTAACAGAGTACCTGCAGAAGAAGAAATTCCCAGAG GATGGTTCTGCAGCATATGGCAGTCGCTACATTGGCTCAATGGTAGCAGATGTTCATCGAACTTTAGTTTATGGAGGAATCTTTTTATACCCTGCTAATGTCAAGAGTCCAAAAGGCAAG CTGAGGCTGCTTTATGAATGCAACCCCATGGCCTTTGTCATGGAGCAGGCTGGAGGTCTGGCCACCACCGGGTCACAAAACATCCTGGACATCCAGCCCACCACCATCCACCAGAGATCCCCAGTGGTCATGGGATCCCCTGATGATGTACAGGAGTACATTTCCATCTACAAGAAACACAACAAATGA
- the LOC107374908 gene encoding gastrula zinc finger protein XlCGF57.1 isoform X3, translating to MMLVEEPASEDLRHGVNPKDLVPLSMKEEEEELMGIGQPNATRLPPRVVSCQYEEDKVFPADTQQMMIFKESASEQLRCGVNSRDQEHLKMEDEEEQLINEETNATRMPFTDVSCACEKDIGKVLLSQCDEHQTKDRDLLTSSSTDQMKAISGREDCGGAGNTRNPYQNPTADDSCSSETEVSEDEDNQDGNNSDNNLDSTGKVEAKQKSFTCNDCGEGFSKRSNLYRHMRVHTGQKPFACKVCGQRFSQKTSLNRHTAVHTGQKPFACNLCEQRFTRKTSLNDHMTVHTGLKPFACDFCGQRFRQKKNLNSHITVHTGQNPFSCEICGQGFSHKKRLNSHMAVHTEQESFTCDICGQRFSCKKSLNSHMTVHTGQNPFACEHCGTIFSQKKNLNAHMKVHTGQNAFACHLCGQRFCHKKSLNSHMTVHAGQKPFPCELCGKRFSKKRNLNIHMIVHKEQKPFACDLCKQRFTRKTSLNSHVLVHTGQKPFACKLCKQRFSQKRNLKRHMAVHTEQKPFACDLCGQRFSEKRNLNTHMTVHTGQKPFACDICGERFRHMTSLGRHMRIHRVT from the exons ATGATGTTGGTTGAAGAACCAGCATCTGAGGACTTAAGGCATGGTGTGAACCCGAAGGACCTGGTGCCCCTCAGCatgaaggaagaggaggaggagcttaTGGGGATAGGGCAGCCTAATGCCACCAGGCTGCCACCCAGAGTGGTTTCTTGTCAGTATGAGGAAGATAAAG ttttcCCTGCAGATACTCAACAGATGATGATATTTAAAGAATCAGCATCTGAACAATTGAGGTGTGGCGTAAACTCGAGGGACCAGGAGCACCTCAAgatggaggatgaggaggagcagcttaTTAATGAGGAGACTAATGCCACCAGAATGCCATTCACAGACGTTTCTTGTGCATGTGAGAAAGATATAGGTAAAGTTCTGTTGTCCCAGTGTGATGAGCACCAAACTAAAGACAGAGATCTTCTAACCAGCAGCTCCACCGACCAGATGAAAGCAATAAGTGGTAGAGAGGATTGTGGAGGAGCAGGTAATACCAGGAATCCATATCAAAATCCTACTGCAGACGATTCCtgctcttcagagactgaagtgagtgaGGATGAAGATAACCAGGATGGGAATAATTCTGACAACAATTTAGATTCAACTGGGAAAGTAGAAGCAAAACAAAAATCATTTACTTGTAATGACTGTGGTGAAGGATTTAGCAAAAGATCTAATTTATACAGacatatgagagtccacacaggacagaaaccttttgcatgtaaggtctgtggacaaagatttagtcagaagacaagtttaaacagacacacgGCAGTCCATACAGGACAAAAACCTTTTGCTTGTAATCTTTGTGAACAAAGATTTACCCGAAAGACAAGTTTAAATGATCACATGACAGTCCACACTGGACttaaaccttttgcttgtgatttctgtggacaaagatttagacaAAAGAAGAATTTAAACTCGCACATcacagtccacacaggacagaacccTTTTTCGTGTGAGATCTGTGGACAAGGATTTTCCCATAAGAAacgtttaaacagtcacatggcaGTTCACACGGAACAAGAATCGTTTACATGTGatatctgtggacaaagattttcttgtaagaaaagtttaaacagtcacatgacagtccacacaggacagaacccTTTTGCTTGTGAACACTGTGGAACAATATTTAGTCAAAAGAAAAATTTAAATgcccacatgaaagtccacacaggtcaAAATGCATTTGCCTGTCAtctctgtggacaaaggttttGTCATAAAAAAAGTTTAAATAGTCATATGACAGTTCacgcaggacagaaaccttttcctTGTGAGCTGTGCGGAAAAAGATTTAGCAAAAAGAGAAATTTAAACATACACATGATAGTCCACAAAgaacagaaaccttttgcttgtgatcTCTGTAAACAAAGATTTACCCGAAAGACGAGTTTAAACAGTCATGTGttagtccatacaggacagaaaccttttgcctgtaagctctgtaaacaaagatttagccaaaagagaaATTTAAAAAGACACATGGCAGTCCACACAGAACAGAAACCATTTGCATGTgacctctgtggacaaagatttagcgaaAAGAGAAATTTGAACACACATATGACAGTCCACACAGGgcagaaaccttttgcttgtgatatttgtggagaaaGATTCAGGCACATGACAAGTTTAGGCAGACATATGAGAATCCACAGAGTAACCTAA